In the Drosophila teissieri strain GT53w chromosome 3R, Prin_Dtei_1.1, whole genome shotgun sequence genome, CTTCGGCCCTCCACCGAGTTCCGCACTCAAAGTTAATGGCTTGGTTAGGCCACGCCCTGCTCATCTAGAATTTCGAAAGCGATTGCCGTAATGGCAGCGAGCCATTAGCCTCAAGTGGCAATGTGGCAAAGTTGCGTCTAAACTTTCCATTTGTTCCGTTTAAGCTGGCCCTAATCCGCCATCAAATAGTAACTTTCTCCGCTCTTCCATTCGCAGGTTTCTTCATCAAATCAAAGGGAAAAATCAACTGTTAACCGGCGAGTGGACGCATTTAAAGCCATCGAAAAAGAcaaaagacaaacaacaaGGCAGACGTGCATGAAGGGAAATCTGGCGGCTAACCGGCCGATGAGTCTGGGCCATCATCAATTACCCCATTGCCTCGCACCTGGCCATTAAAGCCCAGGCGTGTGGAGATTGTGCGGATTGTGGAGAGCAACAGGTTGGCCGGCCAAGTCCTTGGGGACTCCAAGACAGCAAGACACCACGACGACCAAGACACCCATCCCGACACCCGCATAAGTGGGCGAGTACGTGACTTAATCAGCGGACGCAGCTGGATTCTGAGCCTGGCTAACGAGGCGACCAGAGCGATCACAAAAAGAGCTGGAGAAGAAGGAGGCGTGTCCCCATTTTGCCCGCTATGATTTCATGCACGGCACAgtgagcaggagcagcagcagcagcagcagcaacatgacaGATGTGTCATCGCCAGCTGGTGGCGCCGCATCTCCGGTCGAAATAGCCACCAGCAGCTCTACAGTCGCCACTACGTCGCCGTCGGCGTCGGCGTCGGCTTCCAAACCGCTGACCAATGGCGCCAACAAGACGGCTATACCAACGGCAGCTGGAGTGACACCGGGAGCTGCTCCTGGACCTGGTTGTGGAGCCATCCCCGCCAGCAGTTCGAGTGGCAATCAGGTCAAGCTGGAGCATCATCACCGCCAGAGCAATAACAATCGACCTGCGGGCAGCAATCGCAGTTCGGAAACCAAGCTGAGATCTCCAGCCGGCGAGAGTGACGGCGCCTCAAGGCTGATGGCACCTGCCGGCAGTTCCTCATCCccatcgcaatcgcaatcgcaatctcCATCTCAATCTCAATCGCAATCCCAAGCCAGTATACAAACCCAAACGAGTCAGCAGGACAGGCTGGCCAAGGCAGCAAGCACCACGGCATCGCAGCAGGATGTCGATGAGGTGGCCCGCCTGTTTGAGGAGAAGCCGGAAGCTTTTGAGAAGTGGCTGACGGAAAGGGCTCCTCCAGAGGCACTCAGCCGGCTGCAGGAGTTCATCGAGAATCGCAAACCACACAAGCGACCCTCGGTCACCTCCGATCTCTTCCAGCAGTGGATGGCCGCATCGCCCACCGTGCAGCAGGTGAGCACTTTACTTAAGTACTCGCCGTTATTTTAAATGATATGTTTGCTGACTTTCTCAGTCTTGTATTAATTGTATATTTgtcttaaattataaataattgtagGTACTTAACAAGATCTGATATATTTATCAATGCAAATCTGATAATAGCTCAATTGGTATGCAAAGCTGATAATAGCTCAATTTGTATTCCTTTTCTAAGTGGTATTGTAAATTGTATTAAGAgatgtaattttttaattagtaaaACGACCTAGAAAAGTTTATAGTTTCGCAATTATCTAAGTGCCACTGCAATGACTTTCATGCTGAACCCATTAAAACtgtttttggaaaatgttattAGGCCACTTTAGTCGGCAGCCGAAAACTTTATTGAAAGTTGTTCTAGCACTTTCGTTGCGCCCAAATTTGTATTCAGGATGGCATCATTATTACACCTCCATTGCATCCTGGCAATCCTTTTCAGCAGCAGGCGATTGCAAGTGCAAATgcagttggccaagtggcggtggcagtggcaagtgcAGTGGGTGCCCAGCACTTAGCCACCATCCAacgccaaccagccaaccagccaacatCCATCCACTCAGCACAGTCAGTGTTCTATTTGCCCAACAGTAGTACATAGTACGGAGAGAAGCGACTGTTTGAGCTGGTATTTGTGTTTGTACTGCTTTGTTTTGCCCTGTTTTGTTGTACTTTTGGCACTGCTGCGCTGGATTTCCGCTTTTATTTAACTTTGCTCGCCTTCTTCTCGCCGAGCGAATTAACTAAATTGATATTTTCACAAATTTCCTTTGGCTGGCTTTCCGCTTGTCTTTGGCTGTCTGGCTGTCTGGCTGCGTGTGAAGTTCCCTAATTGGAAAAACTCACTCGCAGTGGCATTTTGCCGACCTTTTGCTTATGTTTAATTCAGGCactaaaaatgaaattacacGAGCCGATATACCCTCCTGCAATCGACAGCCGAAAAGCATtctgtatacatatatatatgtatgtatttatttatttattgcttatttattGACAAGCTTCGCCTACGGCAGGTTTTTAAATCGCTACCGTCGACGTcaagtatttttcaattaacttttatttgatattttctgtAACGGGGacaaataacataaaataaaacgtGATATATATATTGGCCTGACCTTTTTCCATGGCGAATGCTCGTTTCGCATatttcgcaaaatgaatttcatGTGTGCGGCGTTATGGGTATAAATTAATAACGACACTTTAAAATTATGATTTCGCTTCGacctttaaattaaaaagtggCATCTGATTTCTGAAATgttaataattcaaaataaaatttgtttgacaatatatttttgttaacacgtgacatttaaatttgatttgagcTTTTTGAAATAAAACGTACGCATACGTGTATGAATGTTCAACATTCAGTGTAACTCTTGAATGCAATCGAGTTTAATGAGCTCGTTTACCCATAATTGAactattttcttgtttatttggaATGCTCTGATGGCCATGATGACAAGTGCATGAACTTAAAAAGTCGAGCACCCAATTGCACTCTTTTGAGCCACTTGATGCCAATGGCAACTGACTCACTTGTGCATTGCGTTTTTGCGATGTTTACCTTTCTGAAATACCCACCTATCTAAATTATGCTAGATCAGCACTCGAACTGCAAATTGCACTTCGACTGCAATTGGTTGAGCAAAAACAGAAGGatacaaaatatcaaaacaaaaagtgcgcTCGAGCCTCGAGTCCAGCATGGAAATCGGCACTCACCTGGGCACTTGTGCATCCAAACTAAAAGTCGGTGGAAAATTCTTTCAGCCAGTGCATCAGTGAGTGtttatctgtgtgtgtatgtgtatgtatgggTATTATGGGGTATGgggtggggaaaatggaaaagaactAGGCCAGTGTCCTGGGCAAAACAAGAAGCAGTCAACCTTTGAGTCCTTTCAGCGATTGTCTGGCTTAGTGAGTGAACTTTCTCTCTTCCTcgactttttgcttttgttggccGCAGGTGAACGGCACGTGTGCCAGCCCCTTTTTGTTGTCGATATtgtcaatttatttaagtgcaCGTTACGCAATGCAAACTGCAATCCCCGCACATGAAACTGACAGTTCTTAGCCCCAGTTGTTTAAACCTATTTGTATCGTTTGTGCAGTGCTGAAATTTTCATGCCATGCAGGACGTTTTCCCATTAAGAGTCATTTCGTTTTCACGTTTTACTTTCTTTTGCAGGGagaatatacaaaatacaaaaatcagaaaaaggaaaagaacaataataaaaacagaacGAGTGCTCAACATCGtattgttgattttattgttgttttaagGGGAACACTCAATGCCACTGGCTGAAGTTCAAATTTACTTAACGCTCTGACTGgcttcgcttttgttttcatttccctTTATTTgtctgcattttatttaatgaatttgcaTTGTTCCCGCCCGAAACACAAATACAACTGTTTTTCTAACTTCCAGTTCAATCCAAACAAGGCGGAGATTATTTTATTCTCTGTTTTTCGTACCCGAGTCTTTTGTgagcttttcttttcttaagCTGGTGCTAAGTCGAgttttaatggcatttaagTGCTTTCATATAAATCAttaagtgaaaatgaaaaacaaagaattACGCAAAGAAGACCATCCGAAAAAGGATGTCAGCTATTGGTTCTAgcttatgcaaatgaaatgacaaCTTAGTAGAGCATTAGAGTTAGTGGAgcagatacatatatggaaAAGGTTTTCTGCAAGTGGCCtacttatttttaaacatagtAATTATTGATATTTGTGGTCATGTGCCACATGGAAATGTTAGTACACGAAAAGGCAGCGCCAACagtaaattgctttaatttgtcaataaaaataatgggTGTTGTGGGTGGCAGGAACTGTCTGGAACTGGAATGGGATGGCCTGTTTTCGGCACCAGGATGGGGACAATACACGCAATATAATCAGCTCCCAGTTCGCGGCTCGCAGCTCCCAACTCGGTTAATTGGCCACTCGCACGCACAGGTCGCAGGTCACAGGTCACAGGATCGGGCGACCAGGGGCCAAAAGGATGGAGGCCTTTTTCGGTATTCAATTACCACATTGCCACAGGAGGGGCGAAGTTGGGCAGCCGCTTGGGGCCACCAccgccaactgccaactgctgcTAATAGTCGCCCTTTGAACCGGACCAAGTTAATTTCCAATGAAATTCGGGCTCGGGTTAAATGGCCAGAAATCGAAAACAGAACTACGACGAGTAGTGCCACGTGCGGAGAGACAATAGCCCTAATATTGCCTTAAATACAATGCTGAATGTTTAAAATGCCCCCGCTCCTTCCGCCTAGTGAGAATGCCAGTTAATATAGCTATTTATATGGCGAACTAATTAAATAGCGGAATTATTCTGCTTTCTCATGCCAAACAGCAGAATTCAATTACTGACCCGGCACGTACATGCACTGCGCAAAAAGATGTCCCAGATCTTCCAAGTCAAGGAAATCTAGCAAGTTACAAGGAAAACCAAACTCCAAAATTTAtgaattgtttattaatttagaaaatattattacagTAATTTAAGAATACAGCATGATATAGTAGAGTTAAAAAAggacatttatttaatttattctattttataCCACAGATGTGATTAATCTTTTTAGTTTCTTAATTACTACTTAGCTTTATACAAACAGGACTTACCGCTCAGTGTgggatttttttgttttctcaaACGCAATCTAATCCCGCCATTAACCTTTATGCTGTGTGTTTTCTCCCTCCGCTTTCGCCCACAGAAATCGCCGAGGAGTCTCTCCAACTCCTCGGCATCTTCGCTTCCGGAGTGCCGGAGGCATCTGATGGACCTGGACGAGGGCGAGCTGTTCATGGAACTGATTCGCGACGTGGCCAATGAGCTGGACATTGATGTGCTGTGCCACAAGATTCTGGTCAATGTCGGACTGCTCACCCACGCGGATCGTGGCTCGCTGTTCCTGGCCAAGGGCACGCCCACCAACAAGTATCTGGTGGCCAAGCTATTCGATGTCACCCAAAAGACAGGTGAGTCTGcaatacaaatgcaaaatgaccTTTGACCATTCTCTGGCTCCCTTCTGGGTATGTATAGTAGGTGTTGCGCCACAGATAAGGGTGTATGTTTGTTAGCGGGTAATCCCGCCTTAATTAAGGTGAACAATGCAGGAAAAtgaactgcaactgcacaaTGGCGGAAGaaagcaaaaatgaaaatgggaaatggaaaatgggctGCATAAGCCGAGTCAAATGGGGTTTTCACAAATGCAGGGGGCATAAATTGAAGGTCTCTGTCAAAAGGCAGATAAACTAGGGAGAATAGGGTCAAATAACATGAACAAGCTCGGAATAGAAAGAGGCAATCAAGATggaaatttttgcatttcaattgtttgcttttgtgaTTCTGTAACAATACTTTCCTGGGAAGTGTGGTATCATACTAAGGTGCTCTGCAACAAGACTTCATTTCAATAGAATTCATGTGATAAAATGTCACCCTCAAACATAGTAACCTTATATAGTAAAAGGATTATGGCCCGCAGAAAGGACGTAAACAAATTGAAGCTCATTAGCGGCCGAGGGGTGGCCAAAAGTGCTGGCTAACACATTAGTGAAATTAAGCTGAAATGGAGGAGGACATTAAAACTTTGGAGACCCCATAAAACTGAAAAGGTCGCCTTTAAATGTGATATATATCATGTATTTCCGAGAACGTGATGCCACAGGTTCCGCCCACAAAAAACAAGCCGACGCACATTCATATAGTATTCAGACAGAAGTGCGTTACATTCGTAATGAATCTTTGGTGGAGATCCGTGAGTAAAAGCCACCGCTTCCGCTACATAATTCAGAGGGGAAAATGCGAGAAAGATTAGAGCTGGGAATGCCGGGTGGAAATGGGTGCTGCTGGTGCGGCTGGTGCTGGcctcagatacagatacatctaATGCTTCGGATGCGATACGGATACATGTGAGAAAGCCGCTGTGTGGGGGCCTCTGAGATTATGATTGAGGCGGGACCGGCGAGCTCATGCAAATTCACATTTGACTTCTTGCCCTCGGATTTCGTGGGCCTtgtcattatttatttatacattattctctcttttttcggTGCTCCTGCCCGGGCCGTGTCCCTATATCTCTTGCATGGCAGAGTGAATATTTTGCCTATAAATTTAATACGTACTCAGATGCACGACGGCGTTATCTGGGTCCTAATACGCTTTGCAACGGTTGAACTAATTTTAGGGCGGCATACTGCAAAAACGTTCAGCGTGTTTAAGTTTGAATTGGAGccgaattaaaaatgtattaaatgtttttgggtAAGGACACGGGTTGTTTACAAGCCCTTTTGGCTAGTCTATAAGCAAACGTAAAAGGATACATTTTAAAACAGCGAGTATTGGTCATATGTGCCACAACTGATACCTCTTTAAATCTAACTGATGTAAAGATGTAAAAATTCGGAATAAAGCCACTTTAATTCTTTCTTGGCACATCGTTCTCACCCTTGATTGACTCGACGTTGAATCTCGTTTGATTGCAGCACTCAAGGACGCAGTGACTCGGGCCAGTGCCGAGGAGATAATCATTCCCTTTGGCATCGGCATCGCGGGCATGGTGGCGCAGACAAAGCAGATGATTAACATCAAGGAGGCCTACAAGGATGCGCGCTTCAACTGCGAAATCGATCTGAAGACCGGCTACAAGACGAACGCCATCCTCTGCATGCCCATTTGCAACTACGAGGGCGACATCATAGGCGTGGCGCAAATTATTAACAAAACGAATGGTGGATACTTCAACGATTTGTGCTCCTCCAAAATGTTTTAActtcttttcttgttttccttgTAGGCTGCATGGAGTTTGACGAGCACGACGTAGAAATCTTTCGGCGTTATCTGACCTTTTGCGGGATTGGCATACAAAATGCCCAGCTCTTTGAGATGTCCGTCCAGGAATACCGGCGTAATCAAATCCTCCTCAATCTGGCGCGCAGTATCTTCGAGGAACAGAACAATCTGGAGTGCTTGGTCACCAAAATTATGACAGAGGCCCGGGAACTTCTCAAATGCGAAAGGTGCTCGGTGTTTCTAGTGGACCTCGACTGCTGCGAGGCGGTAAGTCATATCAGACAGAGATccatattaaaatagatttattaTGCATTCAATGGCTCTAATTATGAGGTTATATatcgaaaatagaaaatataggAATAACAATAGGAATAGCAACCTAAGTGCGTCGTTGAAGTTTTAGGCGAGGATACTCAGCCAGTTTCATGGTCATGTTGTCCACATACACCAGATCCTTGTAGAGAAACCTGGTGCTAATCCTGTAGTTCCTGAGTATTCTGCATAGAGCGAACTTTGAAGACATCATGGCATACTTCGACcctgaaataaatttaaagttgatttatttacatattaatTGGATAACATGGAGGCGATCTACCAACCTATGCAATTTCTCTTTCCTTTCGCAAACGGAATGTAGGCATATGGGTGCCTGAGCTCCACGTTTTCCGCCAAGAAGTTATCGGGACTAAATTTGTCTGCGTCTGGGCCCCAGACTTCGGGATTTCTGTGAGTGTGAAACATGTCGATGCCGATGACGACTCCTTTGGGAATGAGAACTCCGTTCGAGAGGCGAACATCACTCTTTGTTTCCCTTGCTGTTATGGGAATGGCAGGAATTAGGCGTAGAGTCTCCTTTATCACGCGCTCCAAGTAATCCAGCTTTTGCATATCCGGGTATGTTATTTCGAAGTTTCCGGTCTCGGGAAAGGCAGCACAAAGCTCCTCAAAGACCGCATCCTGGTGCTCGGGATGATTGGCCAGGAGAAAGAGGGTGTGGTATACTGTAAGAGCTGATGTGTCGTAACCGGCGGCAATCATAATACAACATTCGCTCTTCACATCCATATAGGAAATGTCGCCCTTGCGGTACAGTTCCATTGCCCGATTAATCACAATGTTTATTTCGGGATCTGAATCACTCTCTGGCGACAGGTTAACCTTTTTATTAACCACCTGAACGAACGGGATTAGAATAAAAGTATTTCAGGAACTCCTTTACTTACGTTGTCCAGCATTTTTTGAATTCTAGAAAAGTTATCAGCTCGTAGTTTATCATAGCTGCATAGTTTCGAAATGATCTTGTTTTGAACCAAGGGCATTAATATATTGAGAGTAGAATGACATATGAGCCTGTCAAcgttaaaagaaatataattgtCGTCATTTACTACAAGTAAACGAAATAGGGTTTGATTTATGATTAAAGTGTCTCTTACGATTCGAAGCATTCCACGAGGCTGCCATTTTTGAAGTGCTCATCATGCTTAACTTCAGAACCCATTGTGGTTTCTGTGAAAAGAATCCATAATCAGAACAGTTTTTCAAACAACACCCTGAGTAGATGGCTTACGAGCGGCTATTCTGAAGGACCATTTGAGCATCTCTGGAACCACATCTGTTTCGCCCTGGTTGACATAAGTGTCCAGAACATTCATTAGAATTTTGGTCTCGGTGTCGAAAATGTGAAAGAAGCTTAGCAGAAGATCGTGTTTGAACGCCGGATTAAAGTGCCTGCGGCGATCAATCCAATCAGGATCTGTTGGgtgattgaatttaaatttaattatcttATAAAAATGCAGTTTGAGTACCTTGTTTTCCCAACAATCCATTTCCCATGCAGGAGGTTATCGCATTCACAATATGCTGGCTCTTATTGTGGCAATCAGGGGACGAGAAGATATCCTCCACAATCTTCGGATCGCGTGTCACTATAAATGGCACAGGACCCATCCACGTCAAAATGGTCGAGCCGTACTTATTCAAATACTTTGTTCGAAAGCTTAGTTTACCTATTTGAAGTTGATTCAATTAATTCCATATTTGCCAATAActacatttgttttttggtttaacaattaaatttacgTTTATAGGTGATGATATTTTCGAGGGAACTTCCAAGAATGGGCAGTCCTATGGGTCCGGGCATCCTCAGCATAAGCAGATATAGCCTTCGGCGACTCCATAAGAAATATATCCAAAAAAGAGCTCCGGCCACCagtaataaatttattgttagCATACTAACACTATCACTTTGAGGAAATATGTTCGCTATAGACTGGTTTTCTTGACTGATCCGTATCGGAGATATGGTTGGGCTTTATATAGACGTGGTGCGTAATTACTCAATTATTCTATTAATTTTCTTGTTATTATATAGGTTAATAGCTAGGTTATATGATATGAAATCATTAAAGGCAGGCATAATAAATGGAATGGGATcaattgtaaaataataaaaaactacttcataatttgcatatatgtatattatataaaactaCCCACTGTCTG is a window encoding:
- the LOC122622414 gene encoding probable cytochrome P450 313a1 translates to MLTINLLLVAGALFWIYFLWSRRRLYLLMLRMPGPIGLPILGSSLENIITYKRKLSFRTKYLNKYGSTILTWMGPVPFIVTRDPKIVEDIFSSPDCHNKSQHIVNAITSCMGNGLLGKQDPDWIDRRRHFNPAFKHDLLLSFFHIFDTETKILMNVLDTYVNQGETDVVPEMLKWSFRIAAQTTMGSEVKHDEHFKNGSLVECFESLICHSTLNILMPLVQNKIISKLCSYDKLRADNFSRIQKMLDNVVNKKVNLSPESDSDPEINIVINRAMELYRKGDISYMDVKSECCIMIAAGYDTSALTVYHTLFLLANHPEHQDAVFEELCAAFPETGNFEITYPDMQKLDYLERVIKETLRLIPAIPITARETKSDVRLSNGVLIPKGVVIGIDMFHTHRNPEVWGPDADKFSPDNFLAENVELRHPYAYIPFAKGKRNCIGSKYAMMSSKFALCRILRNYRISTRFLYKDLVYVDNMTMKLAEYPRLKLQRRT